One Pectobacterium polaris DNA window includes the following coding sequences:
- a CDS encoding family 43 glycosylhydrolase gives MGVSRAVGKGILSGILLMAMGIGTAMACQAGPANEWMRGIEQQRQADLGNGCYLNPIIAGDHPDPTIIKDGDDYYMTFSSFDDIPGLLIWHSRDLVNWEPLGPAITTPVDAIWAPDLVKHDGKYYIYFTTNRIIDAKGTKKKTLYVITADDIRGPWTPPKDTGLKNPASDPGHVVGEDGKRYIFMSGGNRVQLTDDGLSTVGDMAVVYQGWQYPEEWDVESFSQEGPKMLRHGDYFYMVLAEGGTAGPPTGHMVIAARSKSINGPWENSPHNPIIRTQDLSEKWWSRGHATLIEGPDKNWYMVYHGYENGFMTLGRQAMLEPIVWGDDGWFTSAGFDTGKPIRKPEGGEAVPHGIGWSDSFTDEKFPARWHFYRANAEELKRVTLSDGKLHLKAKGTSPKDSAPLTMIPGDQAYQIEVTANFAPGAQAGLLLFYNAKLYVGLSFNQDGTVMHRYGLERAEKKLPHITGNEVQIRMKNDRHIVTFYTRTSDQEAWKKYPVQMEVSGYHHNVAYDFLSLRPALYASGEGEVTFSNLRYQALP, from the coding sequence ATGGGCGTGTCCCGAGCGGTAGGGAAAGGCATATTAAGCGGTATCTTATTGATGGCAATGGGTATCGGCACGGCGATGGCCTGTCAGGCTGGCCCTGCCAACGAATGGATGCGGGGTATTGAACAGCAGCGTCAGGCGGATTTGGGCAATGGCTGTTATCTCAATCCGATTATTGCGGGCGATCATCCCGACCCCACGATTATCAAGGATGGGGATGACTATTACATGACGTTCTCGTCATTTGACGACATCCCCGGACTGTTGATTTGGCACTCGCGCGATTTAGTGAACTGGGAACCACTTGGCCCGGCGATCACGACGCCTGTCGATGCGATCTGGGCACCGGATTTGGTGAAACACGACGGCAAGTATTACATCTACTTCACCACAAACCGGATTATCGACGCCAAAGGGACGAAAAAGAAAACGCTGTATGTGATTACCGCCGATGATATCCGCGGCCCGTGGACGCCGCCGAAAGATACTGGCTTGAAAAACCCGGCTAGCGATCCCGGCCACGTCGTGGGAGAGGATGGCAAGCGTTACATCTTTATGTCGGGTGGCAACCGCGTGCAGTTAACAGACGACGGGCTATCGACGGTCGGTGACATGGCGGTGGTCTATCAGGGATGGCAGTACCCGGAAGAGTGGGATGTGGAAAGCTTCTCGCAGGAAGGGCCGAAGATGCTGCGCCACGGTGACTACTTCTACATGGTACTGGCGGAAGGCGGAACGGCTGGGCCACCGACCGGGCACATGGTGATTGCTGCGCGATCCAAATCGATCAACGGGCCGTGGGAAAACTCGCCGCATAACCCGATTATCCGTACGCAGGATCTTTCAGAGAAGTGGTGGTCGCGCGGCCATGCGACGCTGATCGAAGGACCGGATAAAAACTGGTACATGGTGTATCACGGCTATGAAAACGGCTTTATGACGCTGGGGCGGCAGGCGATGCTGGAGCCGATTGTCTGGGGCGATGACGGCTGGTTTACGTCAGCCGGATTCGATACCGGTAAACCGATTCGCAAACCGGAAGGTGGCGAGGCGGTGCCTCACGGCATTGGCTGGTCTGATAGCTTTACCGACGAGAAATTTCCGGCACGCTGGCACTTCTACCGCGCCAATGCGGAAGAGCTAAAGCGGGTTACGCTTAGCGACGGTAAGTTGCATCTGAAGGCAAAAGGCACGTCGCCGAAAGACAGCGCGCCGCTGACGATGATCCCCGGCGATCAGGCTTACCAAATTGAAGTGACTGCTAACTTTGCTCCCGGCGCGCAGGCTGGTTTACTGCTGTTCTACAACGCGAAGCTCTATGTCGGGCTGTCGTTTAATCAGGATGGCACAGTAATGCATCGCTACGGGTTGGAAAGGGCGGAGAAGAAATTGCCGCATATTACGGGCAATGAGGTGCAGATTCGGATGAAAAACGATCGCCATATTGTGACGTTCTACACCCGAACCTCGGATCAGGAAGCGTGGAAGAAATACCCGGTGCAGATGGAAGTGTCCGGCTACCATCACAACGTCGCGTATGATTTCCTCAGTTTGCGGCCTGCCCTGTATGCTTCCGGCGAAGGCGAGGTGACGTTCAGCAACCTGCGCTATCAGGCTTTGCCTTAA
- the ilvB gene encoding acetolactate synthase large subunit, whose translation MRYTGAQLIVRLLEQQGITTVAGIPGGAALPLYDALGQSKTIRHVLARHEQGAGFMAQGMARASGRAAVCMASSGPGATNLLTAIADAKLDSIPLVCITGQVPSSMIGTDAFQEVDTYGISIPVTKHNYLVRDINELPRVIPEAFRIAQSGRPGPVWIDIPKDIQNATIELSELPGVFPLDTPPAIAQQEIERAAAMINAAQRPVLYLGGGIISGVAHKQAVQLAECSSLPTTMTLMALGTMPVDHPLSLGMLGMHAARSTNLILQQADLLIVLGARFDDRAIGKAEQFCPQASIIHIDIDPAELGKIRQPHVAINADVAQALDQLLPHITPQQRDVWRTTVRGLQQEFPFSMPGADDPLSHYGLVQATAQALTDDAIITTDVGQHQMWVAQSYPLRRPRQWLTSGGFGTMGFGLPAAIGAALAEPDRTVVCFSGDGSLMMNIQEMATAAEEGLNVKIVLMNNQSLGLVHQQQDMFFQKRIFAADYRYSANFLAIAAGFGFATCDLNAAADPQAALQEMLNQPGPALIHVLIDANEKVLPIVPPGAANIDMIGD comes from the coding sequence ATGCGTTATACAGGCGCTCAGTTAATTGTTCGGCTGCTCGAACAGCAGGGCATCACCACCGTAGCGGGCATTCCCGGCGGCGCGGCCCTGCCGTTATATGATGCACTGGGTCAAAGTAAGACCATTCGCCACGTTCTGGCTCGCCACGAGCAAGGCGCTGGATTTATGGCACAAGGCATGGCGCGAGCCAGCGGACGCGCTGCGGTTTGTATGGCTTCCAGCGGGCCGGGAGCGACCAACCTGCTCACCGCTATCGCCGATGCCAAACTGGATTCGATCCCGCTGGTGTGCATCACTGGTCAGGTGCCTTCCAGCATGATCGGTACCGATGCGTTTCAGGAAGTCGACACCTACGGCATTTCTATTCCCGTCACCAAACATAACTATCTGGTTCGCGACATCAACGAGCTGCCGCGCGTGATTCCAGAAGCCTTTCGCATCGCACAGTCGGGCCGTCCCGGTCCTGTGTGGATCGATATTCCAAAAGACATTCAGAATGCGACCATTGAGCTGAGCGAACTGCCGGGCGTCTTTCCTCTCGATACGCCACCCGCCATCGCTCAGCAGGAAATCGAGCGTGCTGCGGCCATGATTAATGCGGCTCAGCGTCCGGTGCTCTATCTGGGCGGCGGGATTATTAGCGGCGTCGCGCACAAACAGGCGGTTCAACTGGCGGAATGCTCTAGCCTGCCCACCACCATGACGCTGATGGCGCTGGGCACCATGCCCGTCGATCATCCTCTGTCGCTCGGGATGCTGGGCATGCACGCCGCACGATCAACCAATCTGATCTTACAGCAGGCAGATTTGTTAATTGTGCTGGGTGCGCGTTTTGACGATCGCGCGATCGGGAAAGCGGAACAGTTTTGCCCGCAGGCCAGCATCATTCACATCGATATCGATCCCGCCGAGTTGGGCAAGATCCGCCAGCCACACGTGGCGATCAACGCGGATGTCGCACAGGCGTTGGATCAGCTGCTGCCGCACATTACACCGCAGCAGCGTGACGTATGGCGTACTACCGTCCGCGGGCTGCAACAGGAATTTCCGTTCAGCATGCCGGGCGCTGACGATCCATTAAGCCATTACGGTCTGGTTCAGGCCACGGCACAGGCGCTGACGGATGATGCCATCATCACGACCGATGTCGGTCAGCATCAGATGTGGGTCGCGCAGTCTTATCCGCTGCGTCGTCCGCGCCAGTGGCTGACATCCGGCGGGTTTGGGACGATGGGCTTTGGCCTGCCTGCAGCGATTGGTGCGGCGTTGGCTGAACCGGATCGCACCGTGGTGTGTTTCTCGGGTGACGGCAGCCTGATGATGAATATTCAGGAAATGGCGACGGCAGCAGAAGAAGGACTTAACGTAAAAATCGTCCTGATGAACAACCAGTCACTCGGTCTGGTTCACCAACAGCAGGATATGTTTTTCCAGAAACGCATCTTCGCGGCCGATTACCGCTACAGCGCGAATTTCCTCGCGATTGCCGCAGGTTTTGGCTTTGCAACCTGCGATCTGAACGCCGCCGCCGATCCACAGGCCGCGCTGCAAGAGATGCTCAACCAGCCGGGTCCTGCGCTGATCCACGTACTTATTGACGCCAATGAAAAAGTGTTACCCATCGTGCCACCGGGCGCCGCGAACATCGATATGATCGGAGATTAA
- the ilvN gene encoding acetolactate synthase small subunit — MSIQPTSLTQATSNQVTLELSVRNHPGVMSHVCGLFARRAFNVEGILCMPLANGEESRIWLLVKDDQRLQQMISQVEKLEDVLQVRRHSEEMRIFEQVAEFYC; from the coding sequence ATGTCAATTCAACCAACCTCGCTAACGCAAGCAACGTCAAATCAGGTCACGCTGGAACTCTCGGTGCGCAACCACCCCGGTGTGATGTCACACGTTTGCGGCCTGTTTGCCCGCCGGGCATTTAACGTAGAAGGCATTCTGTGTATGCCGCTGGCAAATGGAGAGGAAAGCCGGATCTGGCTACTGGTCAAAGATGACCAGCGGCTACAGCAAATGATCAGTCAGGTGGAAAAGCTGGAAGACGTCCTTCAGGTTCGCCGTCACAGCGAAGAAATGCGTATTTTCGAGCAGGTCGCTGAGTTTTACTGCTAA
- a CDS encoding DedA family protein encodes MEAWLDHLVTQSLAYSLIAVMLVAFLESLALVGLLLPGTVMMATLGALIGSGQMGLYPAWGAGIIGCLLGDWISYFIGMRFKAPLHNWSFLKKHQALLSKTEYALYQHPMPTILIGRFVGPTRPLIPMVAGMLGLPPYKFAVPNIIGCLLWPPAYFLPGILAGVAIDIPAGTNSAGFKWLLLITAIMVWGAGWLNWRWWRSDKRKHHDWFSRKMPLRRLRWVAPVMSVAAVALLVVLIQHPLMPVYRHLLWQVLNG; translated from the coding sequence ATGGAAGCGTGGCTGGATCATCTGGTTACCCAATCGCTAGCGTATTCACTGATCGCCGTCATGCTGGTTGCCTTTCTGGAATCTCTGGCTTTGGTCGGGCTGCTGTTGCCGGGAACGGTGATGATGGCAACGCTGGGGGCACTGATCGGCAGCGGACAAATGGGACTTTACCCAGCGTGGGGGGCAGGGATTATCGGTTGCCTGCTAGGGGACTGGATTTCCTATTTCATTGGCATGCGTTTTAAGGCACCGCTGCATAACTGGTCTTTCCTGAAAAAGCATCAGGCGTTGCTGAGTAAAACCGAATATGCCCTGTATCAGCACCCGATGCCGACGATACTGATCGGGCGTTTTGTCGGCCCGACCCGTCCGCTCATCCCGATGGTGGCGGGGATGCTGGGGTTACCGCCTTATAAATTTGCCGTGCCGAATATTATCGGCTGCCTGCTGTGGCCGCCGGCCTATTTCTTACCGGGCATTCTGGCTGGTGTCGCGATTGATATTCCTGCGGGGACGAACAGCGCAGGATTTAAATGGCTGCTGCTGATTACTGCCATCATGGTGTGGGGCGCAGGTTGGCTAAATTGGCGCTGGTGGCGTAGTGATAAGCGTAAACATCATGACTGGTTTAGCAGAAAGATGCCGCTCAGACGCCTGCGCTGGGTCGCGCCCGTGATGTCCGTGGCGGCGGTTGCCTTGTTGGTCGTACTGATTCAGCACCCGCTGATGCCAGTTTACCGCCATCTGCTATGGCAGGTGTTAAACGGGTAA
- a CDS encoding sensor domain-containing diguanylate cyclase has protein sequence MFFKLFKHVGLRRLILLLAVASALVTLANSFYASYRVQRELLIDNTLEANRVYATKLAAMTHSFFKESQQQLAYSANIVATQMDDKVGLFKEAERLRLQTSNFNSVVIADEKGIVRATSPDTFQLIGRSLTTEGALEALKEKQPLISQPYVSAANNLIVLISSPIFTRDGRYKGFIGGSIYLKQPSVLNTLLDKHYYRDGSYIYVTDKNKKMLYHRDMERIGKTETNNLQIDAHHENNGSQHMVNYLGEVMLAGYAVEATSQWQVVALRPMDITLKPLDSLMLNVLRHTLPLALLTIFCVWLLARLIAQPLWLLARSANKMDALDVSDDIRNIHSWYFEASQLKQAMLLGIDLLQRKIGKLRSEAHSDPMTELLNRRGLDSVLRYWQMGQKSFAVIALDIDRFKRINDTHGHDVGDNVIRYLSQLIRTSSRDSDILCRSGGEEFLILLPETSLDVALSIAERLRQRVQESTIPVVGNITISLGVALWEPGVSDMPIDRTFKLADEALYQAKQEGRNRVVSASGSEQ, from the coding sequence ATGTTTTTTAAACTATTCAAACATGTCGGATTACGACGTCTTATCCTACTCTTGGCAGTGGCGAGCGCCTTGGTAACACTGGCAAACAGTTTTTATGCCAGCTATCGCGTCCAACGAGAGCTGCTGATTGATAACACCCTTGAAGCCAACCGCGTTTACGCCACCAAGCTCGCGGCAATGACCCATTCCTTCTTTAAGGAATCCCAGCAGCAGCTCGCCTACAGCGCCAATATCGTTGCCACTCAGATGGATGATAAGGTCGGTCTGTTTAAAGAAGCCGAGCGCCTGCGGCTACAAACCAGCAATTTCAACTCTGTCGTCATTGCAGATGAAAAAGGGATCGTCAGAGCCACATCGCCCGATACGTTCCAATTAATCGGGAGAAGCCTGACAACCGAAGGCGCTCTCGAAGCCTTGAAAGAAAAGCAGCCGCTTATCAGCCAGCCCTATGTATCCGCCGCCAATAACCTCATCGTGCTGATATCTTCGCCGATATTCACACGAGATGGCCGCTATAAGGGGTTTATCGGTGGGTCTATCTATCTTAAGCAGCCCAGCGTGCTCAATACGCTCTTAGACAAACACTATTACCGCGACGGTTCTTATATTTATGTCACCGATAAGAACAAAAAGATGCTGTATCACCGTGACATGGAGCGTATTGGCAAAACAGAAACCAATAATCTGCAGATCGATGCGCATCATGAAAATAATGGCAGCCAGCATATGGTGAACTATCTGGGCGAAGTCATGCTGGCGGGCTACGCCGTTGAAGCCACCTCACAGTGGCAGGTTGTGGCGCTTCGCCCGATGGACATCACGCTGAAACCGCTCGATAGCCTGATGCTGAACGTGCTGCGTCACACGCTTCCGCTTGCGCTGTTGACCATCTTCTGCGTCTGGCTGCTGGCCCGACTCATCGCCCAGCCGCTGTGGCTGCTGGCGCGCAGTGCCAATAAGATGGATGCACTCGATGTCTCCGACGACATCAGAAATATCCACTCCTGGTATTTCGAAGCCTCGCAGCTCAAACAGGCGATGCTGCTGGGTATCGATTTACTCCAGCGCAAAATTGGTAAGTTGCGTTCTGAAGCACACTCAGACCCCATGACCGAACTGCTCAATCGTCGTGGGTTGGATAGCGTGCTCCGCTACTGGCAAATGGGGCAGAAAAGCTTTGCAGTCATCGCGCTGGATATCGATCGCTTCAAGCGCATCAATGACACCCACGGCCACGATGTCGGCGACAACGTCATTCGCTATCTCTCACAGCTCATTCGCACCAGCTCACGCGATTCCGACATTCTGTGCCGCAGCGGCGGTGAAGAATTTTTGATTCTACTGCCGGAAACCAGTCTCGACGTCGCACTCAGCATCGCTGAACGGCTACGGCAGCGTGTGCAGGAATCGACCATTCCTGTCGTGGGCAATATCACCATCTCATTAGGCGTTGCCCTGTGGGAACCGGGCGTCAGCGATATGCCAATCGATCGCACCTTCAAGCTGGCAGATGAAGCCCTGTATCAAGCCAAGCAAGAAGGCCGCAACCGCGTGGTCTCTGCCTCCGGCAGCGAGCAGTAA